The following coding sequences lie in one Cannabis sativa cultivar Pink pepper isolate KNU-18-1 chromosome 5, ASM2916894v1, whole genome shotgun sequence genomic window:
- the LOC115716422 gene encoding pentatricopeptide repeat-containing protein At4g21190 isoform X1, whose amino-acid sequence MSYIIRSLSRLGVNRVRNFNYSYSTMVQAEMSTQRTSQALVENQHNIHSPGQCLDEDDRDAEKQRISRNISKREKGEFLVKTLIDLKDRLDNKESVYGALDAWVAWEQSFPIASLKNVIIALEKEEEWHKVVQVIKWMLSKGQGTTMGTYAQLINALDMDNRVDEAHAFWQKKIGIDLHSVSWQLCRRMIAIYYRNNMMENLVKLFEGLEAYDRKPPEKSIVLRVANAYELLGRVTEKERVLEKYKHLFIEDRSPKKSRKASSMIKK is encoded by the exons ATGTCCTATATT ATTCGCAGTTTATCTCGGCTTGGAGTAAATAGGGTCCGAAATTTCAATTATAGCTACAGTACAATGGTGCAAGCTGAAATGTCTACCCAAAGGACTTCTCAGGCATTGGTGGAG AATCAACACAACATCCATTCTCCTGGTCAGTGTCTTGATGAAGATGACAGAGATGCTGAAAAGCAGCGAATCTCGAGGAATATTTCTAAGAGGGAGAAGGGCGAATTTCTTGTAAAGACA CTAATTGATCTCAAGGACAGACTGGACAATAAGGAATCCGTTTATGGTGCTCTTGATGCCTGGGTTGCTTGGGAGCAAAGCTTTCCGATAGCATCACTAAAAAATGTGATAATTGCTCTGGAGAAGGAAGAAGAATGGCATAAAGTTGTCCAG GTTATTAAGTGGATGCTAAGCAAGGGGCAGGGAACTACAATGGGTACATATGCACAGTTGATAAATGCTCTAGATATGGATAATAGAGTAGATGAAGCACATGCGTTTTGGCAGAAGAAAATTGGCATAGATTTGCATTCAGTTTCTTGGCAGTTGTGCAGACGTATGATAGCTATATACTATCGAAACAACATGATGGAAAACTTGGTAAAG CTTTTCGAGGGGCTGGAAGCTTATGATCGTAAACCTCCGGAGAAATCAATAGTGCTAAGAGTAGCAAATGCATATGAGCTTTTAGGCAGGGTTACAGAAAAGGAAAGAGTTCTAGAGAAGTACAAGCATCTTTTCATCGAAGATAGATCACCCAAGAAATCACGAAAGGCATCTTCTATGATAAAAAAGTAA
- the LOC115716422 gene encoding pentatricopeptide repeat-containing protein At4g21190 isoform X2, with the protein MSYIIRSLSRLGVNRVRNFNYSYSTMVQAEMSTQRTSQALVECLDEDDRDAEKQRISRNISKREKGEFLVKTLIDLKDRLDNKESVYGALDAWVAWEQSFPIASLKNVIIALEKEEEWHKVVQVIKWMLSKGQGTTMGTYAQLINALDMDNRVDEAHAFWQKKIGIDLHSVSWQLCRRMIAIYYRNNMMENLVKLFEGLEAYDRKPPEKSIVLRVANAYELLGRVTEKERVLEKYKHLFIEDRSPKKSRKASSMIKK; encoded by the exons ATGTCCTATATT ATTCGCAGTTTATCTCGGCTTGGAGTAAATAGGGTCCGAAATTTCAATTATAGCTACAGTACAATGGTGCAAGCTGAAATGTCTACCCAAAGGACTTCTCAGGCATTGGTGGAG TGTCTTGATGAAGATGACAGAGATGCTGAAAAGCAGCGAATCTCGAGGAATATTTCTAAGAGGGAGAAGGGCGAATTTCTTGTAAAGACA CTAATTGATCTCAAGGACAGACTGGACAATAAGGAATCCGTTTATGGTGCTCTTGATGCCTGGGTTGCTTGGGAGCAAAGCTTTCCGATAGCATCACTAAAAAATGTGATAATTGCTCTGGAGAAGGAAGAAGAATGGCATAAAGTTGTCCAG GTTATTAAGTGGATGCTAAGCAAGGGGCAGGGAACTACAATGGGTACATATGCACAGTTGATAAATGCTCTAGATATGGATAATAGAGTAGATGAAGCACATGCGTTTTGGCAGAAGAAAATTGGCATAGATTTGCATTCAGTTTCTTGGCAGTTGTGCAGACGTATGATAGCTATATACTATCGAAACAACATGATGGAAAACTTGGTAAAG CTTTTCGAGGGGCTGGAAGCTTATGATCGTAAACCTCCGGAGAAATCAATAGTGCTAAGAGTAGCAAATGCATATGAGCTTTTAGGCAGGGTTACAGAAAAGGAAAGAGTTCTAGAGAAGTACAAGCATCTTTTCATCGAAGATAGATCACCCAAGAAATCACGAAAGGCATCTTCTATGATAAAAAAGTAA
- the LOC115716422 gene encoding pentatricopeptide repeat-containing protein At4g21190 isoform X3, whose product MVQAEMSTQRTSQALVENQHNIHSPGQCLDEDDRDAEKQRISRNISKREKGEFLVKTLIDLKDRLDNKESVYGALDAWVAWEQSFPIASLKNVIIALEKEEEWHKVVQVIKWMLSKGQGTTMGTYAQLINALDMDNRVDEAHAFWQKKIGIDLHSVSWQLCRRMIAIYYRNNMMENLVKLFEGLEAYDRKPPEKSIVLRVANAYELLGRVTEKERVLEKYKHLFIEDRSPKKSRKASSMIKK is encoded by the exons ATGGTGCAAGCTGAAATGTCTACCCAAAGGACTTCTCAGGCATTGGTGGAG AATCAACACAACATCCATTCTCCTGGTCAGTGTCTTGATGAAGATGACAGAGATGCTGAAAAGCAGCGAATCTCGAGGAATATTTCTAAGAGGGAGAAGGGCGAATTTCTTGTAAAGACA CTAATTGATCTCAAGGACAGACTGGACAATAAGGAATCCGTTTATGGTGCTCTTGATGCCTGGGTTGCTTGGGAGCAAAGCTTTCCGATAGCATCACTAAAAAATGTGATAATTGCTCTGGAGAAGGAAGAAGAATGGCATAAAGTTGTCCAG GTTATTAAGTGGATGCTAAGCAAGGGGCAGGGAACTACAATGGGTACATATGCACAGTTGATAAATGCTCTAGATATGGATAATAGAGTAGATGAAGCACATGCGTTTTGGCAGAAGAAAATTGGCATAGATTTGCATTCAGTTTCTTGGCAGTTGTGCAGACGTATGATAGCTATATACTATCGAAACAACATGATGGAAAACTTGGTAAAG CTTTTCGAGGGGCTGGAAGCTTATGATCGTAAACCTCCGGAGAAATCAATAGTGCTAAGAGTAGCAAATGCATATGAGCTTTTAGGCAGGGTTACAGAAAAGGAAAGAGTTCTAGAGAAGTACAAGCATCTTTTCATCGAAGATAGATCACCCAAGAAATCACGAAAGGCATCTTCTATGATAAAAAAGTAA
- the LOC115716422 gene encoding pentatricopeptide repeat-containing protein At4g21190 isoform X4 produces the protein MVQAEMSTQRTSQALVECLDEDDRDAEKQRISRNISKREKGEFLVKTLIDLKDRLDNKESVYGALDAWVAWEQSFPIASLKNVIIALEKEEEWHKVVQVIKWMLSKGQGTTMGTYAQLINALDMDNRVDEAHAFWQKKIGIDLHSVSWQLCRRMIAIYYRNNMMENLVKLFEGLEAYDRKPPEKSIVLRVANAYELLGRVTEKERVLEKYKHLFIEDRSPKKSRKASSMIKK, from the exons ATGGTGCAAGCTGAAATGTCTACCCAAAGGACTTCTCAGGCATTGGTGGAG TGTCTTGATGAAGATGACAGAGATGCTGAAAAGCAGCGAATCTCGAGGAATATTTCTAAGAGGGAGAAGGGCGAATTTCTTGTAAAGACA CTAATTGATCTCAAGGACAGACTGGACAATAAGGAATCCGTTTATGGTGCTCTTGATGCCTGGGTTGCTTGGGAGCAAAGCTTTCCGATAGCATCACTAAAAAATGTGATAATTGCTCTGGAGAAGGAAGAAGAATGGCATAAAGTTGTCCAG GTTATTAAGTGGATGCTAAGCAAGGGGCAGGGAACTACAATGGGTACATATGCACAGTTGATAAATGCTCTAGATATGGATAATAGAGTAGATGAAGCACATGCGTTTTGGCAGAAGAAAATTGGCATAGATTTGCATTCAGTTTCTTGGCAGTTGTGCAGACGTATGATAGCTATATACTATCGAAACAACATGATGGAAAACTTGGTAAAG CTTTTCGAGGGGCTGGAAGCTTATGATCGTAAACCTCCGGAGAAATCAATAGTGCTAAGAGTAGCAAATGCATATGAGCTTTTAGGCAGGGTTACAGAAAAGGAAAGAGTTCTAGAGAAGTACAAGCATCTTTTCATCGAAGATAGATCACCCAAGAAATCACGAAAGGCATCTTCTATGATAAAAAAGTAA
- the LOC133037989 gene encoding protein RGF1 INDUCIBLE TRANSCRIPTION FACTOR 1-like has product MKKMHGLDSSSVKVPEWVEILLGENFFTVCSVHSSITSTEKIKNKNKNRKNFFCLDCCTSLCSHCLSHHNRHSLLQIRRYMYQDVIRITDAKTLNCSSVDPYIANETRVVFLRPRPISSFRVSSSEKSCIKCTGILHNTDYSFCSLSCKFHHDDHGITAMGSSSTPGSASSTSVARTNNNNTNSSSSPGVDVDEGGNRRRRRKGVPQRSPLS; this is encoded by the exons ATGAAGAAAATG CATGGTTTGGATTCATCATCAGTAAAAGTACCTGAATGGGTTGAAATTCTTTTAGGAGAGAATTTCTTTACAGTTTGCAGTGTCCATAGCAGTATTACTAGTACTGAGAAGATCAAGAACAAGAACAAGAATCGAAAGAACTTCTTCTGTTTGGATTGCTGTACTTCCTTATGTTCTCACTGCTTATCACACCATAATCGTCACTCTCTCTTACAg ATAAGAAGGTATATGTATCAGGATGTGATACGCATAACCGATGCAAAAACGTTGAATTGTTCTTCTGTTGat ccATACATAGCGAACGAGACAAGAGTGGTGTTTTTGAGGCCAAGACCAATATCATCATTTAGGGTTTCTTCTTCTGAGAAATCTTGCATCAAATGTACCGGAATTCTCCACAACACAGATTATAGCTTTTGCTCCCTTTCTTGCAAG TTCCATCATGATGATCACGGAATAACAGCAATGGGTAGTTCTAGTACTCCCGGCTCAGCTAGCTCCACCAGCGTTGCccgtactaataataataatactaactCTAGTAGTTCCCCGGGGGTGGATGTGGACGAGGGTGGTAATCGTCGGCGGCGCCGGAAGGGTGTTCCTCAACGGTCACCTTTGAGTTGA
- the LOC133038452 gene encoding uncharacterized protein LOC133038452 translates to MGRAALEETIRRQNEELRQVRNQPEPPEPENRDPPAALVYPTAEARHEMLAERFRKQHPPEFEGGIDPVVAEEWMSRIENILQMLRVNGNDRMKCASYMLRKDAPIWWEVVEQTKDVNTMSWDDFKRVFNEKYYNSAVLAAKVDEFTGLAQGSLTVTEYAQKFDRLAKFAPDLVPTDRVRAHRFVEGLKPMIARDVEIVSRGQFSYAQVVEMALTAERSENKIWKENAARRESKKGAANSNDHKKRGQDQPGQSSQDKRYKTNNNHRSNGNNGRNVPECLKCTKRHLGECRANACYKYGKEGHIKRNCPLWGQSENKEDSKEDDKYVPTRVFAIKEAGQSDDKC, encoded by the coding sequence ATGGGAAGAGCTGCACTGGAAGAAACTATTCGTAGGCAGAATGAAGAACTTCGTCAGGTGAGAAATCAACCGGAGCCGCCAGAGCCAGAAAATAGAGACCCACCAGCTGCGTTGGTATATCCTACTGCAGAGGCTAGACATGAGATGTTAGCAGAGAGGTTTCGAAAACAACACCCGCCCGAGTTTGAGGGAGGCATAGACCCAGTGGTGGCTGAAGAGTGGATGAGTCGCATAGAAAATATTTTGCAGATGCTAAGGGTCAATGGGAATGACCGAATGAAGTGTGCATCATACATGTTGAGGAAAGATGCTCCTATCTGGTGGGAAGTGGTGGAACAAACAAAGGATGTGAATACCATGAGCTGGGATGATTTCAAAAGGGTATTTAATGAGAAATATTATAACTCAGCAGTGTTAGCAGCAAAGGTTGATGAATTTACTGGATTAGCCCAAGGGAGCCTTACTGTTacagagtatgcacaaaaatttgaTAGATTGGCAAAATTTGCTCCAGATTTGGTACCTACTGATAGAGTGCGAGCACATCGATTTGTGGAAGGCCTGAAACCAATGATTGCTCGGGATGTAGAGATTGTGTCAAGGGGTCAATTCAGTTATGCTCAAGTTGTCGAAATGGCTCTTACAGCTGAGCGAAGtgaaaacaaaatttggaaggaaaatgctgCTAGGAGGGAATCTAAGAAAGGTGCAGCCAATTCTAATGACCACAAGAAAAGGGGACAAGATCAGCCCGGACAGTCAAGTCAAGACAAGAGGTACAAAACTAATAACAACCACCGATCTAATGGAAACAATGGACGCAATGTTCCAGAATGTCTTAAATGTACTAAACGTCATCTCGGAGAGTGTAGGGCGAATGCATGTTACAAATACGGAAAAGAAGGTCATATTAAACGTAATTGTCCATTGTGGGGACAAAGTGAGAACAAGGAAGATTCAAAGGAAGACGATAAATATGTTCCGACGAGGGTCTTCGCTATAAAAGAAGCAGGACAGAGTGATGACAAGTGTTGA
- the LOC133037990 gene encoding uncharacterized protein LOC133037990 has protein sequence MLSPQGRGAREDDLFTEEKMVLIPNSLKWMIHEFLRLKDKRDIITISVPRGFIAPRTQITLSGEDLQQVATCNYIGNQGMLFGMMHIWESINGLRKIFKFYDPELLTVHGINDEEQSQSFDDAARRLANWLSLMNNNHQMFFIPWNIGMHWTLVVVAPRKIIHLNPVKGRPIPEEIEQMIGRAFMYIGDAHQYLGPWQGISQANCPRQPKSQECGFYVLKYITDIVARANPNRYIQDQKAVSFNY, from the exons atgctttctccacaaggccgtggtgcacgggaagatgacttgttcacggaagagaagatggtgttgatccctaattcgctaaaatggatgattcatgaattcctaaggctcaaagataaacgtgatataatcacaatttctgtcccccgaggattcattgcaccgcgtacccagatcacgttatctggagaggatttgcagcaggttgctacgtgtaactacatcggcaaccagggaatgctgtttggaatgat gcacatatgggagagcatcaacggtctgagaaaaatttttaagttttacgacccagagcttctcacagtgcatgggatcaacgatgaagaacagagtcagtcttttgacgatgcggcaagacgattggctaattggttatcattaatgaacaacaaccaccaaatgttctttattccttggaatatcgg gatgcattggacgctagtggtggttgcgccaaggaaaattatccatttaaaccctgtaaaaggccgcccaattcccgaagaaatagaacaaatgatcggaag ggcattcatgtatataggggacgcacatcagtatcttggcccgtggcaaggaatttcacaagcaaattgtccaagacaacctaaaagccaagaatgcggtttttatgttttgaaatatatcactgacatcgtcgcacgtgccaaccccaaccgttacatacaagatcaaaaagctgtaagttttaattattga
- the LOC133037991 gene encoding uncharacterized protein LOC133037991 — MANSESGSDSGAENECPTTIPTRGPTQMNEISKLMDQGKRVALEVNDKGQYCGKSYAELVSTLGVRCRQTIGLAYKNWKEVNQTLKNKVWKDIQTGFIVPDTFKHDCLILAGKLMKDFKNRMTKDIIMPALKENDLGRLAQVPEKHPEIDPADWCKFVESRLTPEFLVR, encoded by the exons atggcgaactcagaatcaggatctgattcgggagcagaaaatgagtgtccaaccacaatacctacacgagggccgacgcaaatgaatgaaatatccaaactaatggatcagggcaaaagagtggccctcgaagTAAATGATAAAGGTCAATACTGTGGAAAAAGCTATGCGGAGCTCGTATCCACTCTAGGAGTCAGATGTCGACAGACAATAGGGTTGGCTTATAAAaactggaaagaagtcaaccagactctgaaaaataaagtttggaaagacattcag acggggttcattgtgccggacaccttcaaacatgattgtctcatcctagctgggaagttaatgaaagacttcaagaataggatgacaaaagacatcataatgcccgcgttgaaagagaatgatctgggacgactggcacaagtccctgaaaagcacccGGAGATCGACCCTGCTgattggtgcaaatttgttgaaagtcgactaactcctgaatttctggtacgctaa